The following DNA comes from Sphingorhabdus sp. M41.
CTAAAATCTGACTCGAGTTCGCGAACAAGGTTCGGGTTGGCAATCCATCTGCCTAACACGTCGGCCGGATCTGCTGTTTCCGGAAAACCGGAACGTTTCGCCAAAAGCCGCCAGGCTTTGCGTGCTTCCTCTTTCTGGCCCAGCATCGCCGAGGACAGGATATAGCTGATTTCGAGCCCAGGCGCAGCGCCTGGCACGGAATCCATATATTTTGAAGAAAGTTCCTGCGCACCCTTTGCGTCTCCGCGGCGCAGTTTTTGCAGGGCCACTGTCGCTGCAACCACCTGATCCGCATTGGCATCCATTTTCAGAGCCCTTGTGGAATAGGCTTCACCTTCCGGCATGTTGCAGGCCAGCATGTACATTCCCAGATAGCCCATTATCCTGGAATTCAGCGGATTGAGACTGACAGCGCGTTCACCCCAGGCAACGCCCTTGCGACAATCACCTTCCAGAAAGGCGCTCTGCGCCACCGCAAATGTTGCGGATGCGCTATCATTATCGAGTTTCGCCGCTCGCAGCGCAAAATCCTTGCCGTACCCCTCGATTTCATCCGGCAATCCGAACCGCTCGGAAAGATTTTTGGCGACGGCCACCATGCTCATCAAATATGAGTCGTTGGGATATTGTTGTGCAGAGGCGTCCATACATTGCAAGACGGGTTCCAGAAGCGCCGAGTCCTGGTAACGCATATATTGGTGAAACTGGAGCAGACACGGATAGCCGGGCGTAAAATCAACACGATATTTGGACAGTTCATGCTGGGCAATTTTGCCGTAGGGACCCGCAATGGCAATCACCGCTCGATCGAGATCAGCGTCCCGTTTTTGGCTGTCCATCGTTTCAATTCTGCTCGACCAGATCACCTCTCTGGTAGCGCTGTTGACGAGGCGAAGCTGGATGCGATTGGCCGCATCGTTCAAGTTCGAGGTTTCTAGCAAATATTGCGAAGATCGCGAAGATTGCGTCGGGTCAGCGTCTTCATCAAAAATCCGCACTTGATCGAACTTCTCCAGCGCTCCGACCAAATGGCTATGGATCATCTCGAGCTTGGCCCGGGAAGATGAATCGATAATGCCTTCCGTCGTTTTCACGAC
Coding sequences within:
- a CDS encoding tetratricopeptide repeat protein, with the translated sequence MPILTEAEKLQLCLERDRLLCSSEFARSPTMSKLLRYLVDHKLQEENTPLTAYSVAVDALGRDDSFDTQIDSYPRVQIGRLRRMLDHFYLREKSESRLFIPYHHYEIILGPNESDREGENVAIDSEQLGGEPVVSSIKTEPPNRGHAGTSRMPTVSRSHVLMILAAIAFLAIAVTYFLQKTDSVTATKIAYPAVVVKTTEGIIDSSSRAKLEMIHSHLVGALEKFDQVRIFDEDADPTQSSRSSQYLLETSNLNDAANRIQLRLVNSATREVIWSSRIETMDSQKRDADLDRAVIAIAGPYGKIAQHELSKYRVDFTPGYPCLLQFHQYMRYQDSALLEPVLQCMDASAQQYPNDSYLMSMVAVAKNLSERFGLPDEIEGYGKDFALRAAKLDNDSASATFAVAQSAFLEGDCRKGVAWGERAVSLNPLNSRIMGYLGMYMLACNMPEGEAYSTRALKMDANADQVVAATVALQKLRRGDAKGAQELSSKYMDSVPGAAPGLEISYILSSAMLGQKEEARKAWRLLAKRSGFPETADPADVLGRWIANPNLVRELESDFRKAKLF